GCGATGTAATAGATCTGGCGTGGGAGCATAAAAGAATTGGGATACTTTTTCGAATTGATCACCAATGTTAAACGGGCCACCTTGAATTCCTGCTTGTCCGAGTTCTTCTTGGGAACAATATCGATGTAGGCGTAATCCGTATCTTCCAGAAGATACTTCATGACGAAGCGTTCCTTGGCATCCTCCGCCTTCATGCCGGAGAGCAGGGAAAAAAACAGGTTGTCGCCAATGCCGTTTCCTTTGGGGAGAGCGAAGGTTTTGATCTGCTGGGTTTTAAAGTCGTACTGAAACAGATTCTTACCATCGGCGAGGAATCGTTCTCGTTTGCTCGCCTTCGGGCCCGATTCCTGCAGATCGAACAGGGCGAGACTCGGTTTTTGAATGTTGGCGGTGCCTTCCAAAACGACTTCGGTTTTGCGAACCGGTTCAGTTTCCTTGCGGATCACCTTCATGCTGAACGATTCGGTTTTCGTCATCCGAGCTTCCCAGGCCTGGAGAATCTGATCGAGTCGGGCGGACTTCTGTTCTGGGGTTAGCTCGATTTTAGCGGTTTTCTTCTCGTCCTGAGCCGGGGAAGTCTGGGCGCTGGCCATCGAGGCAAATATCAGCAATAAGGCGGCGATTCTCGTCATCCCGAGCATGGGGATTCTCCTGAACATCTAAGCTTACGGCCTGATTTGTACCAGTCCCGGCAAGTTGCGCGAAGGCCGGTTTGGTAACTTTTACCAGACCTCGGTGCAAGGAGCGCGCTTTGTGGAGCTGGGTAAAATTTGCAATCCGCGCGAAACTGGTTATCCCATTTACCTCTTTTATGCATATGATTGATAGACGGTTTCGATTTTAAGCGGAAATGAAGGACATCAATGGAAGCGGCCCGCGTAGACATTCGTATTGTGGCTGGAGACTTGCGCGGCCGAAAAGTTACCGCGGTAGTTCACGACGGACTTCGTCCGACTCCTCAGATGGTGCGGGAGGCTCTGTTCAGCATTCTGGGAAATGCTGTTCCCGATCGGACTTTTTACGATGTATTCGCTGGAACGGGCGTGATCGGGATGGAGGCCATCAGTCGGGGGGCTTCCAAGGCAGTTTTTCTGGAAAAAGATGCGAAATTGCTGGATGCGATTCAAAAGTATCTGGCCAAATTTGGCATTTCAGATCGCACGCAGACGCTTCGTACCGACGTCTACCGGTATTGGGAACGCTGGATACCGGTGGAAAAAGAGCCGGTGAATGTCTTTTTCAGTCCTCCCTTTCCCGATTTGACGGAAAAAATGGACGAATTTTCAGCTATGATTCGTCTAGTATGTGACAAGATCCCCGTGGCATCGGTAGTGATCATTCAGGCGGAAGACGGCTTTACTGAAGACAAGTTGCCGTTTTATGCCGAGTGGGACCGACGCAAGTACGGACGGAATCTCCTTTTATTTTGGGTCAAGGAAGACGC
The genomic region above belongs to Telmatocola sphagniphila and contains:
- a CDS encoding TIGR03009 domain-containing protein, with the translated sequence MLGMTRIAALLLIFASMASAQTSPAQDEKKTAKIELTPEQKSARLDQILQAWEARMTKTESFSMKVIRKETEPVRKTEVVLEGTANIQKPSLALFDLQESGPKASKRERFLADGKNLFQYDFKTQQIKTFALPKGNGIGDNLFFSLLSGMKAEDAKERFVMKYLLEDTDYAYIDIVPKKNSDKQEFKVARLTLVINSKKYPNSFMLPRQIYYIANNGETIQYDLLEHKINKEIPANYFKLIVPNGWKLLPEEKQNDGIFRGASRPSGSVQPGGLKQQ
- a CDS encoding RsmD family RNA methyltransferase, with the translated sequence MEAARVDIRIVAGDLRGRKVTAVVHDGLRPTPQMVREALFSILGNAVPDRTFYDVFAGTGVIGMEAISRGASKAVFLEKDAKLLDAIQKYLAKFGISDRTQTLRTDVYRYWERWIPVEKEPVNVFFSPPFPDLTEKMDEFSAMIRLVCDKIPVASVVIIQAEDGFTEDKLPFYAEWDRRKYGRNLLLFWVKEDAPAESATAGSDGAESQ